In Aristaeella hokkaidonensis, the following are encoded in one genomic region:
- a CDS encoding glucose-6-phosphate isomerase codes for MNQWKNLNELTSYQKLGQNGRVDLTCAMAGEEGTVRVKKYNAPMAAGMTYYYAAKQVDDAILKDLCALAEEAQLASKFEELYNGAVINTGEKRLVLHHLTRGQLGGAVNADGTDKRAFYTEQQRKIAAFAKKVHDGEIVNEKGEAFTTVVQIGIGGSDLGPRAMYLALENWAKKNGCFKMEAKFISNVDPDDAAGVLGTIDPSRTIFILVSKSGTTLETLTNESFVKEALKNAGLDASKHMIAVTSETSPLAGNSDYLAAFFMDDFIGGRFSSTSSVGGAVLSLAFGPEVFDRFLRGAAEEDKLAAGKDPMTNAAMLDALIGVYERNVLGYPATAVLPYSQALSRFPAHLQQMDMESNGKSVNRRGEAVDYPTGPIIFGEPGTNGQHSFYQLLHQGTDIIPLQFIGFNENQAGMDVTIQGSTSQQKLSANVAAQIMAFACGKQDENRNKHFAGNRPSSIIIGKQLTPEALGALLSHFENKVMFQGFLWNLNSFDQEGVQLGKILAKRVLAHETDGALNTFSELLGI; via the coding sequence ATGAATCAGTGGAAGAATCTGAATGAACTGACATCCTATCAGAAACTGGGCCAGAACGGACGGGTAGACCTGACCTGTGCCATGGCCGGTGAAGAGGGAACAGTAAGAGTCAAAAAGTATAATGCGCCTATGGCTGCCGGTATGACCTATTACTATGCGGCAAAGCAGGTGGACGACGCCATCCTGAAGGATCTGTGTGCCCTGGCGGAAGAAGCGCAGCTGGCTTCCAAGTTTGAAGAGCTGTACAACGGCGCCGTGATCAACACAGGAGAAAAGCGGCTGGTACTGCATCACCTGACCCGCGGACAGCTGGGCGGTGCGGTGAATGCAGACGGTACAGATAAGCGCGCGTTCTATACGGAACAGCAGCGCAAAATTGCCGCTTTCGCAAAGAAGGTTCATGACGGAGAGATCGTGAACGAAAAGGGTGAAGCCTTTACCACAGTGGTGCAGATCGGCATCGGCGGCAGCGACCTCGGGCCCCGCGCCATGTACCTGGCCCTGGAAAACTGGGCCAAGAAGAACGGCTGCTTCAAGATGGAAGCAAAGTTTATCAGCAACGTGGATCCGGACGACGCAGCAGGCGTACTGGGCACGATTGATCCTTCCAGGACGATTTTTATCCTGGTTTCCAAATCCGGTACAACGCTGGAAACCCTGACCAACGAATCCTTTGTAAAAGAAGCGTTGAAGAACGCCGGACTGGATGCATCCAAGCATATGATCGCTGTAACAAGCGAGACATCCCCGCTGGCAGGCAACAGTGATTACCTGGCTGCCTTCTTCATGGACGACTTTATCGGCGGACGTTTCTCCTCCACTTCTTCCGTGGGCGGCGCAGTGCTTTCCCTGGCCTTCGGACCGGAAGTGTTTGACCGTTTCCTGCGGGGCGCTGCTGAAGAAGACAAGCTGGCTGCCGGCAAAGATCCGATGACCAATGCCGCGATGCTGGACGCGCTGATCGGCGTTTACGAGCGGAATGTGCTCGGATATCCGGCCACTGCCGTGCTGCCTTATTCCCAGGCGCTGAGCCGCTTCCCGGCCCATCTGCAGCAGATGGATATGGAATCCAACGGCAAGAGCGTGAACAGAAGGGGAGAAGCAGTGGATTATCCCACCGGGCCCATCATCTTCGGCGAACCCGGTACCAACGGACAGCACTCCTTCTATCAGCTGCTGCACCAGGGAACGGACATTATTCCGCTGCAGTTCATCGGCTTCAATGAAAACCAGGCCGGTATGGACGTAACCATCCAGGGAAGCACAAGCCAGCAGAAGCTGAGCGCCAACGTGGCAGCGCAGATTATGGCTTTTGCCTGCGGCAAGCAGGATGAAAACCGGAACAAGCATTTTGCCGGCAACCGGCCTTCCAGCATCATCATTGGTAAACAGCTGACCCCTGAAGCGCTGGGCGCGCTGCTGTCCCATTTTGAGAACAAGGTTATGTTCCAGGGCTTCCTGTGGAACCTGAACAGCTTTGACCAGGAGGGCGTACAGCTGGGCAAGATCCTGGCCAAGCGCGTTCTCGCCCATGAGACAGACGGAGCACTGAACACCTTCAGCGAACTGCTCGGCATCTGA
- the rpsI gene encoding 30S ribosomal protein S9, producing MAKVEFNAVGRRKKAVARVRLVAGDGKITINKRDIDQYFGLETLKMTVRQPLTLTNTGSFDVLVNVNGGGLTGQAGAIRHGISRALCKADPELRGALKKAGLLTRDPRMKERKKYGLKAARRAPQFSKR from the coding sequence ATGGCTAAGGTAGAATTCAATGCGGTTGGTCGCCGTAAGAAAGCCGTTGCCCGCGTCCGTCTGGTTGCCGGCGATGGAAAGATCACGATCAACAAGCGTGATATTGATCAGTATTTCGGTCTGGAGACCCTGAAGATGACTGTTCGTCAGCCCCTGACCCTGACCAACACCGGCAGCTTCGACGTGCTGGTGAACGTCAACGGCGGCGGTCTGACCGGTCAGGCCGGTGCAATCCGTCACGGCATCAGCCGTGCCCTTTGCAAGGCTGATCCGGAACTGCGCGGTGCCCTGAAGAAGGCCGGTCTGCTGACCCGCGATCCTCGTATGAAGGAACGCAAGAAGTACGGTCTGAAGGCAGCCCGTCGTGCTCCGCAGTTCAGCAAGCGCTGA
- the rplM gene encoding 50S ribosomal protein L13 gives MKTFIPKAADIDRKWYVVDADGMVLGRLASQVANILRGKNKPIYTPNMDTGDYVIIINASKAILTGKKLDQKIYYHHSGYAGGLKETKYRKLMAEKPEFAVRRAVVGMLPKGPLGRQMARKLKVYAGAEHEQAAQKPEVLDLK, from the coding sequence TTGAAGACATTTATTCCTAAGGCTGCTGACATCGACCGCAAGTGGTACGTTGTCGACGCGGACGGGATGGTTCTGGGCCGGCTGGCCAGCCAGGTTGCCAACATCCTTCGCGGCAAGAACAAGCCGATTTATACCCCCAATATGGATACCGGTGATTATGTTATCATCATCAACGCTTCCAAGGCGATTCTGACCGGCAAGAAGCTGGATCAGAAGATCTACTATCATCACAGCGGTTATGCCGGTGGTCTGAAAGAGACCAAGTATCGCAAGCTGATGGCCGAAAAGCCCGAGTTTGCCGTTCGCCGCGCTGTCGTGGGCATGCTGCCCAAGGGACCCCTGGGACGCCAGATGGCCCGGAAGCTTAAGGTTTATGCCGGAGCCGAGCATGAGCAGGCTGCTCAGAAGCCTGAAGTGCTGGATCTGAAGTGA
- a CDS encoding HAD family hydrolase, with the protein MIQNIVFDMGNVVIRFDPKYFTDREGILDPEDRKLVMNELFLSVEWAQMDAGTLTEETAEPLILPRFPERLRSKVRNLLYNWAYPRDMIPGMEDLIRRLKEAGYHIYLLSNASAAQHDYWPRFSVSQYFDGKLISCDVKTVKPNPEIYRLFTEKFSLKPEECLFIDDTTANVAAAIACGWKGIVFHGEAYELEQKMRESGIRI; encoded by the coding sequence ATGATCCAGAATATTGTATTTGACATGGGAAACGTTGTGATCCGGTTTGACCCGAAATATTTTACAGACAGGGAAGGCATCCTGGATCCCGAAGACAGAAAACTTGTGATGAATGAACTTTTCCTCTCCGTAGAATGGGCCCAGATGGACGCGGGAACACTGACGGAAGAAACGGCGGAACCCCTGATTCTGCCCAGATTTCCGGAAAGACTGAGATCAAAAGTCAGGAACCTGCTTTATAACTGGGCTTATCCCCGGGATATGATACCGGGCATGGAAGACCTGATCCGAAGACTGAAAGAAGCCGGATATCATATATATCTCCTCAGCAACGCCAGCGCTGCACAGCATGATTACTGGCCCAGATTTTCTGTCAGCCAGTATTTTGACGGTAAACTGATTTCCTGTGACGTGAAAACAGTGAAACCCAATCCGGAAATATACAGGCTGTTTACAGAAAAGTTCTCCCTGAAACCGGAAGAATGCCTGTTTATAGATGATACAACGGCCAATGTGGCCGCCGCCATAGCATGCGGCTGGAAAGGGATCGTTTTTCACGGGGAAGCGTATGAACTGGAGCAGAAAATGAGGGAGTCCGGCATCCGGATCTGA
- a CDS encoding ABC transporter permease, translated as MQASIAGKQKYGLGKLWGIFGGVLFVYLFLGFMVIPCFNTLTSVFRETDAAGNPDPLAVIRFFFAGKMPMFLWNSIRLALCLVVTVNVVGISIVLLTEYFDIKGAKILRLGYMTTLIYSGVALVTGYQFLYDQNGLMTKWLADFFPGMNKQWFTGFNAVLFTMTFACTSNHALFLRNAIRGIDYNTVEAARNLGARPFKVLLKVVMPTLLPTLFSLTVMTFITGLCAMSAPTLLGYNSINPEIVRLAGSSVADESFPQARAALLSIILALCTITLLLTLNHYENKGHYLSVSKTKAKLVKQKIQNPVANVLAHIYAYVLFVIYMTPVVMIIVFSFQNWGNVRNKVLDASSWTLSNYFGNQDYIYQNWKGKEMVSKGAISGVFGNEKTLGGIRLSFIMSAIAAALACVIVVIAVNYIFKHKKKKRGKLVEACLLFPWLLPTILICYSFRTFFNGNVFYVFGQNLYMKENVRILIVMAYMVVKLPFAVRMIKAAFYAIDDELEDAARNLGASQVVTFLRVKLPIVLPSVLAVFALNFNALFSEYDMGATFKKAEGTTYAMVIQSMCEDEGRNNVNMNASGRRCASTVFIMIISGLILYLVYGVGARDLGERLAIREKRRKCIEKIKGKIGIARAAAEEMPKEEQETAA; from the coding sequence ATGCAGGCTTCCATTGCCGGAAAGCAAAAATACGGCCTGGGAAAGCTCTGGGGCATCTTCGGAGGCGTCCTGTTTGTTTATCTCTTCCTGGGCTTCATGGTTATACCATGCTTTAATACCCTGACCTCAGTGTTCCGGGAGACAGACGCGGCAGGCAATCCGGATCCCCTTGCCGTTATCCGCTTCTTCTTTGCGGGAAAAATGCCGATGTTCCTCTGGAATTCCATCAGGCTGGCCCTGTGCCTGGTTGTGACGGTCAACGTCGTCGGCATCTCCATTGTGCTGCTGACAGAGTATTTTGATATCAAAGGCGCGAAAATCCTGCGCCTGGGATATATGACAACACTGATTTATTCAGGCGTCGCGCTAGTTACCGGTTACCAATTCCTGTACGATCAAAATGGTCTAATGACCAAATGGCTGGCAGACTTTTTCCCGGGGATGAACAAGCAATGGTTTACAGGCTTCAACGCGGTTCTGTTTACCATGACCTTTGCCTGTACATCCAACCATGCGCTGTTCCTGCGGAACGCCATCCGGGGCATTGACTATAACACGGTGGAAGCAGCACGGAACCTGGGCGCACGGCCCTTCAAGGTACTGCTGAAGGTGGTTATGCCCACCCTGCTGCCCACGCTCTTCTCACTGACAGTGATGACGTTCATCACCGGCCTGTGCGCCATGTCCGCACCCACGCTGCTGGGATACAATTCCATTAACCCTGAGATAGTTAGATTGGCCGGCTCATCAGTTGCAGATGAATCTTTCCCACAAGCAAGAGCAGCATTACTATCCATAATTCTTGCCTTGTGTACTATTACTTTGCTATTAACATTGAATCATTATGAAAATAAAGGACATTATCTTTCTGTCAGCAAAACCAAGGCCAAGCTGGTGAAGCAGAAGATCCAGAATCCTGTGGCCAATGTGCTGGCGCATATCTACGCCTACGTCCTGTTTGTGATCTACATGACCCCTGTGGTGATGATCATCGTGTTTTCTTTCCAGAACTGGGGCAACGTCCGGAATAAAGTACTGGACGCTTCCTCCTGGACTTTATCCAACTACTTTGGGAACCAGGATTACATCTACCAGAACTGGAAAGGGAAGGAAATGGTGAGCAAGGGTGCCATTTCCGGTGTGTTCGGCAACGAGAAGACATTGGGCGGCATCCGGCTGAGCTTTATCATGTCCGCCATCGCGGCGGCCCTGGCCTGCGTCATTGTTGTGATCGCAGTAAACTACATCTTCAAGCACAAGAAGAAAAAGCGGGGCAAACTGGTGGAAGCCTGCCTGCTCTTCCCGTGGCTGCTGCCGACAATCCTGATCTGCTATTCGTTCCGGACTTTCTTCAACGGTAACGTGTTCTACGTATTCGGCCAGAACCTGTATATGAAGGAGAATGTCAGGATCCTGATTGTAATGGCCTATATGGTGGTCAAGCTGCCATTTGCTGTGAGAATGATCAAAGCCGCTTTCTACGCGATAGACGACGAGCTGGAGGACGCGGCCAGAAACCTGGGCGCCAGCCAGGTAGTCACATTCCTGCGGGTTAAGCTGCCGATTGTGCTGCCGAGCGTGCTGGCTGTATTTGCACTGAATTTCAATGCACTGTTCTCCGAATATGACATGGGCGCAACCTTTAAAAAGGCTGAAGGTACCACCTATGCCATGGTTATCCAGAGTATGTGCGAGGATGAAGGCAGAAACAATGTGAATATGAACGCGTCCGGCCGGCGGTGCGCTTCCACCGTGTTCATCATGATCATTTCCGGACTGATCCTTTACCTGGTGTACGGCGTCGGTGCGCGGGACCTTGGTGAGCGGCTGGCCATCCGGGAAAAACGCAGAAAGTGCATTGAGAAAATTAAAGGAAAGATCGGCATTGCCCGCGCAGCGGCGGAAGAAATGCCGAAAGAGGAACAAGAAACCGCAGCATGA
- a CDS encoding ABC transporter ATP-binding protein yields MIDLKNIVVRFGDFEALHHINVDVKEGEFFTFLGPSGCGKTTTLRTITGFIEPVEGTVSMQGRDITHVPIEKRNIGIVFQSYALFPTMTVRDNIAFGLKIKKMKKDEIEQKVKDIARKVDLTDEQLAKAVSQLSGGQQQRVAIARALVTEPAIICMDEPLSNLDAKLRVNLRNELKKMQREFGITTIYVTHDQEEALTLSDRIAVFNKGYIEQIGTPNEVYNHSATEFVANFIGDINKLQGEITGLMNLPQDKVHYIRLERIGVRADNEEEPAADGQAVSIKGVIESQEYYGLFIKYTIQTAGQTLKVVEKNDGINIYEPGDHVVLRIDPKDIMSY; encoded by the coding sequence ATGATCGATCTGAAAAACATCGTCGTGCGGTTCGGCGATTTTGAAGCGCTGCACCACATCAATGTAGACGTCAAGGAAGGAGAGTTCTTTACTTTCCTCGGACCGTCCGGATGCGGCAAGACAACAACCCTGCGTACCATTACCGGTTTTATTGAGCCGGTGGAAGGTACTGTATCCATGCAGGGCAGGGATATTACCCATGTGCCTATTGAAAAAAGGAATATCGGGATCGTGTTTCAGTCCTATGCGCTGTTTCCGACGATGACAGTACGTGACAATATTGCCTTCGGCCTGAAGATCAAGAAAATGAAGAAGGATGAGATCGAGCAGAAGGTCAAGGATATCGCACGGAAGGTTGACCTGACCGACGAACAGCTGGCCAAGGCGGTATCCCAGCTATCCGGCGGACAGCAGCAACGCGTCGCGATTGCCCGGGCACTGGTGACAGAACCGGCCATCATCTGTATGGATGAACCGCTGTCCAACCTGGACGCCAAACTCCGCGTGAACCTCCGGAACGAGCTGAAGAAAATGCAGCGCGAATTCGGCATCACCACAATCTACGTGACCCACGACCAGGAAGAGGCGCTGACGCTTTCTGACCGGATCGCGGTGTTCAACAAGGGATACATTGAACAGATCGGCACGCCGAATGAAGTCTATAATCATTCCGCCACTGAGTTCGTTGCCAACTTTATCGGCGATATCAACAAACTGCAGGGCGAAATTACCGGCCTCATGAACCTGCCGCAGGACAAGGTGCATTATATCCGCCTTGAACGGATCGGCGTCAGGGCTGACAACGAGGAAGAGCCCGCCGCAGACGGACAGGCTGTTTCCATTAAAGGCGTAATCGAAAGCCAGGAATACTACGGACTGTTCATCAAATATACGATCCAGACTGCCGGACAGACCCTGAAGGTCGTGGAAAAGAATGACGGTATCAATATCTATGAACCCGGCGATCACGTGGTCCTGCGGATTGATCCGAAGGATATCATGAGTTACTGA
- a CDS encoding extracellular solute-binding protein: MKKLFAFLLVAVMTFSLLSFAQADDGYTIRIYSNSNSTERTTWLIEKAKEAGFNISIDDNSIISGDTAAVQAANENKDGDLVFGLNEVRWSQLVNGQYENLKVMDWTPTWADKVGEYKFDGKAYGLVIQNILMLYRTDEYGTNGEAIKFDHWADLADSNYKWYRQNKVGGTTNMNTNNAMLYAFTDPESPAGGISIEGWKKLWKYCANGVVFTDDKYGLNPLIRGDVQVSTFYSSSLYGEITATSENPTYEHPLNGVPVGENWALVDIADGTYYIAEYIGILDREGRSEAETETVKAFAEWFGSAETQIAWSDAFDSYPCNNDAVAELFDEVPPIYAIKNCSLTTVPGTEMTYAEYVGAHSSEWTNIMTNLGFFWADSANAPAEPDWDNLDWATLTQKQE, from the coding sequence ATGAAAAAACTGTTTGCTTTTCTTTTAGTTGCTGTGATGACGTTCTCCCTGCTCAGCTTTGCACAGGCTGATGACGGATATACCATCCGTATTTACAGCAACTCCAATTCCACCGAGCGGACTACCTGGCTGATCGAAAAGGCCAAGGAAGCCGGCTTCAACATCTCTATCGACGACAACTCAATAATTTCCGGTGATACCGCGGCTGTGCAGGCTGCCAACGAAAACAAAGACGGCGACCTGGTCTTCGGCCTGAACGAAGTCCGCTGGTCCCAGCTGGTCAACGGCCAGTATGAGAACCTGAAGGTGATGGACTGGACTCCCACCTGGGCAGACAAAGTCGGCGAATACAAGTTCGACGGCAAGGCCTACGGCCTGGTGATCCAGAACATCCTGATGCTCTATCGTACGGATGAGTACGGCACCAACGGCGAAGCTATCAAATTTGATCACTGGGCTGATCTTGCTGATAGTAATTATAAGTGGTACCGTCAGAATAAGGTCGGTGGCACAACAAATATGAATACAAATAATGCAATGTTGTATGCTTTCACCGATCCTGAGTCTCCTGCAGGTGGTATTTCCATTGAAGGATGGAAAAAACTGTGGAAGTACTGTGCTAATGGCGTGGTATTCACAGATGACAAATATGGTCTGAATCCTCTTATCCGCGGAGATGTGCAGGTATCCACTTTCTACTCTTCCTCCCTGTATGGCGAAATCACCGCCACTTCCGAGAATCCCACCTATGAGCATCCCCTGAACGGCGTGCCGGTAGGCGAGAACTGGGCCCTGGTGGATATCGCCGACGGTACCTACTACATTGCTGAATACATCGGCATCCTGGACCGTGAAGGCCGCAGCGAAGCAGAAACCGAGACCGTGAAGGCATTTGCTGAGTGGTTCGGTTCCGCTGAAACTCAGATTGCCTGGTCTGACGCATTCGATTCTTATCCCTGTAACAATGATGCAGTAGCTGAACTGTTTGACGAAGTTCCTCCGATCTACGCGATCAAGAACTGCTCCCTGACCACCGTTCCCGGCACTGAAATGACCTATGCCGAGTACGTCGGAGCGCACTCCTCCGAGTGGACCAACATCATGACCAACCTGGGCTTCTTCTGGGCTGACAGTGCCAATGCCCCGGCAGAACCGGACTGGGACAACCTGGACTGGGCTACCCTGACCCAGAAGCAGGAATAA
- a CDS encoding RsmF rRNA methyltransferase first C-terminal domain-containing protein, whose amino-acid sequence MNIKLPEDFISRMRLQLGDELTAFLHALEEPPVRGIRMNPLKVTDSIKSLTEDGRVPWAKDGYYLALDSNAGSMILHETGAFYIQEPGAMLPAAVLAARPGEKVLDLCAAPGGKSTQIGCGMKGEGLLVCNEPVPKRAAILSSNIERMGLPNTVVTCAKPDQLAKQWPEGFDAVMVDAPCSGEGMFRRDPETRNEWTQDKADGCAERQQEILSAAAGLVRPGGRLVYSTCTYNPRENEENARWFTAQFPEFSLQAFTLPGIDAPEGMFTCYPHRLKGEGQFAALFRKAGDGEAVLPEDRSMPVPSKNDSAVFAGAFPDLPRATHLFGNTMISIPKLPDLKGIRTLRIGLHLGEVRGKNAFPDHAAALCFRTPAMQTYDMKPEEVVRFLSGETIKSSLEGWTLMRYNSLAAGWGKGSGGMIKNHYPKGLRGLHYLP is encoded by the coding sequence ATGAATATAAAACTTCCTGAAGACTTTATCAGCAGAATGCGGCTGCAGCTCGGTGATGAGCTGACCGCATTTTTGCATGCACTGGAAGAACCCCCGGTCAGGGGAATCAGGATGAATCCCCTGAAAGTGACAGACAGCATCAAATCTCTGACAGAAGACGGACGTGTGCCGTGGGCAAAAGACGGATATTACCTGGCGCTGGATTCCAATGCAGGATCGATGATCCTGCATGAAACCGGCGCGTTTTATATCCAGGAACCGGGCGCCATGCTGCCGGCGGCTGTACTTGCTGCCCGTCCGGGAGAAAAAGTCCTGGACCTGTGTGCCGCGCCCGGCGGGAAATCCACCCAGATCGGCTGCGGGATGAAGGGCGAAGGACTGCTGGTGTGCAATGAACCCGTGCCGAAACGTGCGGCCATCCTGAGCAGCAATATTGAAAGAATGGGACTGCCCAATACCGTTGTTACCTGTGCGAAGCCGGATCAGCTGGCGAAACAGTGGCCTGAAGGATTTGACGCAGTGATGGTGGACGCTCCCTGTTCCGGAGAAGGCATGTTCCGCAGAGATCCGGAAACCAGAAACGAGTGGACGCAGGACAAAGCAGACGGATGCGCGGAACGGCAGCAGGAAATCCTGAGCGCCGCGGCCGGGCTTGTCAGACCCGGCGGCAGGCTGGTTTATTCCACATGCACCTATAACCCCAGGGAAAATGAAGAGAATGCACGGTGGTTTACGGCGCAGTTTCCGGAATTCAGCCTGCAGGCATTTACGCTGCCGGGCATTGACGCGCCGGAAGGCATGTTTACCTGCTATCCGCACCGGCTGAAAGGCGAGGGACAGTTCGCAGCCCTTTTCCGGAAAGCAGGAGACGGGGAAGCGGTTTTGCCTGAGGACAGATCTATGCCTGTTCCCTCAAAGAACGACAGCGCCGTATTTGCCGGAGCTTTCCCGGATCTTCCGAGGGCTACGCACCTGTTCGGAAACACAATGATTTCCATTCCGAAACTTCCGGACCTGAAGGGGATCCGTACGCTGCGAATCGGCCTGCACCTGGGCGAGGTGCGGGGAAAAAACGCGTTTCCGGATCACGCCGCGGCACTGTGCTTCCGTACGCCCGCTATGCAAACCTATGATATGAAGCCGGAGGAAGTGGTCCGGTTCCTGTCCGGAGAAACTATTAAAAGCAGCCTGGAGGGCTGGACGCTGATGCGGTATAACAGCCTTGCCGCCGGATGGGGAAAGGGAAGCGGCGGCATGATCAAAAACCATTATCCCAAAGGGCTGAGGGGCCTTCATTACCTGCCATAA
- a CDS encoding CdaR family protein, producing MTERTNKRDFKKTLTLIGRGLKHLFLHNGWLKLIAIVISLFLWAGLISQDESITRDKAFQEVKVSITGQEALKGNGFIVTSDLDNIYADFVAAVPQKQYENADASFYNIRLDLSRINKTGEQEIKLLSTKTNLYGAVNSNSISPGSVTVNVERINTRSIPVQAEYIDEEPEGWAYVPGECDPKIVNVSGPQSIVNAIFKAKCLVTNDDVEWTSGSGNSVPVPFEFYNKDQEILDTSNLSITSANVPIDTVMVSYNVLAKKVFKTEYCANLTGKVAKGYTINKVTYSPETITVTDSSEVLETVDSILVEDTGINVNGMKATKSFPLKVLKPSENSVISNDTITVTVEIIETNEP from the coding sequence ATGACTGAAAGAACAAACAAAAGAGATTTCAAAAAAACGCTGACCCTGATCGGCAGGGGACTGAAGCATCTGTTTCTCCATAACGGATGGCTGAAGCTCATTGCCATTGTAATCTCACTATTCCTGTGGGCCGGACTGATTTCCCAGGATGAAAGCATCACACGGGACAAGGCCTTCCAGGAAGTCAAAGTTTCCATAACCGGACAGGAAGCCCTGAAAGGCAATGGCTTTATCGTTACCTCCGACCTGGATAACATCTATGCAGATTTTGTCGCGGCTGTGCCCCAGAAACAGTATGAAAATGCAGACGCTTCCTTCTATAACATCCGTCTGGATCTTTCCAGGATCAATAAAACGGGCGAGCAGGAAATCAAACTGCTGAGCACCAAAACCAATCTTTACGGAGCTGTAAACAGTAACAGCATCAGTCCAGGCAGCGTTACCGTCAATGTGGAAAGAATCAATACCAGAAGCATTCCAGTCCAGGCTGAATATATTGATGAAGAACCTGAAGGATGGGCATATGTGCCCGGAGAATGTGATCCGAAGATTGTTAATGTCAGCGGTCCGCAAAGCATTGTAAACGCAATTTTCAAAGCCAAATGCCTTGTTACCAATGACGACGTTGAATGGACTTCCGGTTCCGGAAACAGTGTTCCTGTTCCTTTCGAATTCTATAACAAAGACCAGGAAATACTTGATACGTCCAATCTGAGTATCACCAGCGCCAACGTGCCGATTGACACGGTGATGGTTTCCTATAACGTACTGGCGAAAAAAGTATTCAAGACAGAATACTGTGCAAACCTGACGGGAAAAGTGGCCAAGGGATACACGATCAACAAAGTCACATACAGTCCGGAAACCATTACGGTGACTGACAGCAGCGAGGTGCTGGAGACGGTTGACAGCATCCTGGTGGAAGACACAGGCATTAACGTCAACGGGATGAAGGCTACAAAGAGTTTCCCGCTGAAAGTTCTCAAGCCCTCTGAAAATTCTGTCATATCAAATGATACTATCACAGTCACTGTAGAAATTATTGAAACGAACGAGCCATAA
- the cdaA gene encoding diadenylate cyclase CdaA, whose protein sequence is MGDIWTTIRSMGWNLTHRLGIIDIIDILIVAVIIYELLLLTRHTRGSALLKGLFLLFVIVILSNILGLTSLNWLLLAVLQNGALVLVILFQPELRKALERMGRSRLITKGNHRNEDEDTEIIIDEIIQTVVDLSRRRVGALIVFERKTGLQDVIETGTALNAEISAPLLENIFEPNTPLHDGAVVIREDRIMAAACILPLAEASGVIRGLGTRHRAAVGISENTDAAVIVVSEQTGIISLAMDGSLQRPYSIDAMRSFLHGFYSSKVSSISSFLRGIFKRHTEG, encoded by the coding sequence ATGGGCGATATCTGGACAACAATCCGGAGTATGGGGTGGAACCTGACCCATCGTCTCGGCATCATTGACATCATCGATATCCTGATCGTAGCAGTGATCATCTATGAGCTGCTGCTGCTGACCAGGCACACAAGGGGAAGCGCCCTGCTGAAGGGTCTTTTCCTGCTGTTTGTGATTGTCATCCTGAGCAATATCCTGGGCCTGACCAGCCTTAACTGGCTGTTGCTGGCTGTGCTCCAGAACGGCGCACTGGTGCTGGTAATCCTGTTCCAGCCGGAACTGCGGAAAGCCCTGGAACGCATGGGACGCAGCCGCCTGATTACCAAGGGCAACCATCGAAATGAAGATGAAGATACGGAAATCATTATCGATGAGATTATCCAGACCGTTGTTGACCTGAGCCGGCGCAGGGTTGGCGCCCTGATTGTTTTTGAACGGAAAACAGGACTGCAGGACGTTATTGAAACCGGTACGGCACTGAACGCTGAAATATCCGCCCCCTTGCTTGAAAATATCTTTGAACCGAATACGCCGCTGCATGACGGTGCCGTTGTGATCCGGGAAGACCGGATCATGGCCGCTGCGTGCATCCTGCCGCTGGCGGAAGCCAGCGGTGTGATCCGCGGACTCGGCACCCGTCACCGCGCTGCTGTCGGTATCAGTGAAAACACAGACGCGGCGGTGATTGTTGTATCCGAACAAACAGGTATTATCAGCCTTGCGATGGATGGATCCCTCCAGCGGCCTTATTCCATTGACGCCATGAGATCCTTCCTGCACGGCTTTTACAGTTCCAAGGTATCCAGCATTTCCTCTTTCCTCCGGGGAATATTCAAAAGGCATACGGAGGGCTGA